A genomic segment from Anaeromyxobacter sp. encodes:
- a CDS encoding peptidylprolyl isomerase, translating into MKITLAFALLALSSPALAETPKAAAKAEQYATFETSAGKIGVKLLAARAPKTVENFVGLATGAKEWTDPTGQKTKRPLYDNTIFHRVIPNFMIQGGDPRGNGTGDPGYRFADEFHPDDAFRPGILAMANSGPNTNGSQFFITEVATTHLNGRHTIFGEVVCGLDLVGKIARAGNGATKLNHVAIGATVPTCK; encoded by the coding sequence ATGAAAATCACCCTCGCGTTCGCCCTGCTGGCGCTCTCCTCGCCGGCCCTCGCCGAAACCCCCAAGGCCGCGGCCAAGGCGGAGCAGTACGCCACCTTCGAGACCTCCGCCGGCAAGATCGGGGTCAAGCTGCTCGCCGCCCGCGCGCCCAAGACGGTCGAGAACTTCGTCGGCCTGGCCACCGGCGCCAAGGAGTGGACCGACCCCACCGGCCAGAAGACCAAGCGGCCGCTCTACGACAACACCATCTTCCACCGCGTCATCCCCAACTTCATGATCCAGGGCGGGGACCCGCGCGGCAACGGCACCGGCGACCCCGGCTACCGCTTCGCCGACGAGTTCCACCCGGACGACGCCTTCCGCCCCGGCATCCTGGCCATGGCCAACTCCGGCCCAAACACCAACGGCTCGCAGTTCTTCATCACCGAGGTGGCCACCACCCACCTGAACGGGCGCCACACCATCTTCGGCGAGGTGGTCTGCGGCCTCGACCTGGTCGGCAAGATCGCCCGCGCCGGCAACGGCGCCACCAAGCTGAACCACGTGGCCATCGGCGCCACCGTGCCCACCTGCAAGTAG